The following coding sequences are from one Triticum dicoccoides isolate Atlit2015 ecotype Zavitan chromosome 4A, WEW_v2.0, whole genome shotgun sequence window:
- the LOC119285998 gene encoding acyl-CoA-binding domain-containing protein 4-like isoform X1 — protein sequence MPKMFGFSRRRMKLGRLKGHLHDPFHGPRSPAHPTKRSSHLTGEEPVATSVSGRPDDLAWRCSSDTFDLNGRAFENSENWAVLSTDGDKPSPRFDVINHLIDVLKCIGSCDVFIIIGFYTEASITHSSGYHFKQHAAAMVGSKMIVFGGDSGNHLLDDTKILSLDKLTWDSVASKVRVSPGGRCAQFRPCKGHCLVPWDKTVILVGGKTEPSSDRISVWTFNTETEIWSHMEAKGDIPVVRSGHTVTRAGPVLILFGGEDTKGKKLHDLHMFDLKSLTWLPLNYKGAGPSPRSNHVAALYDDRILLIFGGQSKSKTLNDVHALDFETMVWSRMRTHGHHPSPRAGCCGALCGTKWYIAGGGSKKRRHPETWVFDVLESKWSVCVVPPSSSITTKKGFSMVPLYYRDKIVLVSFGGNKKEPSDKVEVLVVLQNEHCFSWRSAPDAEPLMYEDSSPSSKELADHLNNCDPLYSNSVARHSLATTVESSSGRKSLPDSLLHNSKVGGSSLRRQFRQEEECSLAQKLQKPIDDDKYKDVDDCSELPSFANQKQRSDTYHSPDADAKTKRVGRSSSDINHQHDTKIANLVRRNMALEEQLSAAMASKDEAEKNLSLVIDTKEELEKRLAERDREVVALKEKVGGLEQAHEDLNNASNTVHADNVRLEREVAFLKAVMDETQKAKKIKIPVISHCTSVYAVVLTILPPKQEFYSTRGVLAGERARAFQLQVEVFHLKQRLQSMDGRSPTQRKPQNL from the exons ATGCCCAAGATGTTCGGTTTCTCTCGTCGCCGGATGAAGCTGGGAAG GTTGAAGGGTCATCTGCATGATCCTTTCCATGGCCCCCGGAGTCCTGCCCATCCCACCAAGCGGTCCAGTCACCTCACT GGAGAAGAACCAGTGGCTACGTCGGTGAGTGGCCGTCCTGACGACCTTGCTTGGCGTTGCTCCTCTGATACTTTTGACCTCAATGGCCGTGCATTTGAAAACTCAGAGAACTGGGCAGTATTGTCAACGGACGGGGATAAACCGAGTCCTCGTTTTGATGTAATTAACCATCTTATTGATGTTTTGAAGTGTATAGGAAGTTGTGATGTTTTCATCATTATCGGTTTCTATACGGAAGCCTCTATAACACATTCATCTGGTTACCATTTCAAACAGCATGCAGCAGCCATGGTAGGGAGCAAAATGATTGTCTTCGGTGGAGATTCCGGTAATCATTTGCTGGATGATACAAAG ATATTAAGCTTAGACAAGCTTACATGGGATTCTGTGGCTTCTAAAGTTCGTGTATCACCAGGTGGACGTTGTGCGCAGTTTCGACCATGCAAAGGACATTGCCTG GTTCCATGGGACAAGACTGTCATTCTTGTCGGAGGGAAAACCGAGCCATCTTCTGACCGGATATCAG TATGGACATTCAATACGGAAACCGAGATCTGGTCGCATATGGAAGCGAAGGGCGACATTCCG GTGGTTCGAAGTGGTCATACAGTGACTAGAGCAGGCCCTGTTTTAATTCTTTTTGGGGGCGAGGATACCAAAGGGAAGAAACTACATGACCTTCATATGTTTGATCTGAAGTCCTTAACATGGCTTCCTTTGAACTATAA AGGTGCTGGACCTTCTCCAAGATCCAATCATGTTGCTGCACTTTACGATGATAGAATTCTTTTGATTTTTGGAGGCCAATCAAAATCCAAGACCTTGAATGATGTCCACGCTCTAGATTTTGAAACA ATGGTATGGTCAAGAATGAGAACACATGGTCATCATCCATCACCTCGGGCAGGTTGCTGTGGAGCTCTCTGTGGGACGAAATGGTATATAGCAGGGGGTGGAAGCAAGAAAAGGC GTCATCCTGAAACTTGGGTCTTTGATGTCCTAGAATCCAAGTGGTCTGTTTGTGTAGTACCTCCTAGTTCCTCCATCACTACCAAGAAA GGTTTCAGCATGGTTCCTTTGTACTACAGGGATAAGATTGTTCTTGTTTCATTTGGAGGAAACAAAAAGGAGCCATCTGATAAG GTCGAAGTACTAGTGGTGCTGCAAAATGAACATTGTTTCAGTTGGCGGTCTGCCCCTGATGCAGAACCCTTAATGTATGAGGACTCTTCTCCTAGCTCAAAGGAACTCGCGGATCACCTCAACAACTGCGATCCTTTGTACTCTAACTCTGTAGCAAGGCATAGTCTCGCGACAACAGTGGAAAGCTCATCTGGGAGGAAATCACTCCCTGATTCACTCCTACATAACTCGAAGGTGGGCGGCTCATCACTCCGCAGGCAGTTCCGTCAGGAGGAGGAATGCAGCCTGGCCCAAAAACTGCAGAAGCCAATCGACGATGACAAGTACAAGGATGTTGACGATTGTTCTGAGCTACCATCCTTCGCAAACCAAAAGCAGCGGAGTGACACATATCATTCTCCAGATGCGGATGCTAAAACGAAGAGGGTGGGCAGAAGTTCGTCTGACATTAACCATCAACATGATACAAAAATCGCAAACTTGGTCAGGAGAAACATGGCGCTGGAAGAGCAACTTTCAGCTGCAATGGCGAGCAAAGACGAAGCAGAAAAGAACTTATCTCTGGTCATTGACACGAAGGAAGAGCTAGAGAAGAGGCTAGCTGAGAGAGACAGGGAGGTTGTGGCGCTGAAGGAGAAAGTGGGAGGATTAGAACAGGCACACGAAGATTTGAACAACGCCTCAAACACTGTCCATGCTGATAACGTGCGGCTCGAGCGTGAAGTGGCGTTCTTGAAGGCAGTCATGGATGAAACTCAGaaggcaaaaaaaataaaaatccctGTGATCTCTCATTGTACCAGTGTTTATGCAGTTGTACTGACTATTTTACCCCCTAAACAGGAGTTTTACTCGACCCGCGGAGTTCTAGCAGGAGAGCGCGCGAGGGCATTCCAGCTCCAG GTTGAAGTGTTTCATCTGAAGCAAAGGCTGCAATCAATGGATGGACGGTCACCTACACAAAGAAAACCTCAGAATCTCTAG
- the LOC119285998 gene encoding acyl-CoA-binding domain-containing protein 6-like isoform X2, whose translation MPKMFGFSRRRMKLGRLKGHLHDPFHGPRSPAHPTKRSSHLTGEEPVATSVSGRPDDLAWRCSSDTFDLNGRAFENSENWAVLSTDGDKPSPRFDHAAAMVGSKMIVFGGDSGNHLLDDTKILSLDKLTWDSVASKVRVSPGGRCAQFRPCKGHCLVPWDKTVILVGGKTEPSSDRISVWTFNTETEIWSHMEAKGDIPVVRSGHTVTRAGPVLILFGGEDTKGKKLHDLHMFDLKSLTWLPLNYKGAGPSPRSNHVAALYDDRILLIFGGQSKSKTLNDVHALDFETMVWSRMRTHGHHPSPRAGCCGALCGTKWYIAGGGSKKRRHPETWVFDVLESKWSVCVVPPSSSITTKKGFSMVPLYYRDKIVLVSFGGNKKEPSDKVEVLVVLQNEHCFSWRSAPDAEPLMYEDSSPSSKELADHLNNCDPLYSNSVARHSLATTVESSSGRKSLPDSLLHNSKVGGSSLRRQFRQEEECSLAQKLQKPIDDDKYKDVDDCSELPSFANQKQRSDTYHSPDADAKTKRVGRSSSDINHQHDTKIANLVRRNMALEEQLSAAMASKDEAEKNLSLVIDTKEELEKRLAERDREVVALKEKVGGLEQAHEDLNNASNTVHADNVRLEREVAFLKAVMDETQKEFYSTRGVLAGERARAFQLQVEVFHLKQRLQSMDGRSPTQRKPQNL comes from the exons ATGCCCAAGATGTTCGGTTTCTCTCGTCGCCGGATGAAGCTGGGAAG GTTGAAGGGTCATCTGCATGATCCTTTCCATGGCCCCCGGAGTCCTGCCCATCCCACCAAGCGGTCCAGTCACCTCACT GGAGAAGAACCAGTGGCTACGTCGGTGAGTGGCCGTCCTGACGACCTTGCTTGGCGTTGCTCCTCTGATACTTTTGACCTCAATGGCCGTGCATTTGAAAACTCAGAGAACTGGGCAGTATTGTCAACGGACGGGGATAAACCGAGTCCTCGTTTTGAT CATGCAGCAGCCATGGTAGGGAGCAAAATGATTGTCTTCGGTGGAGATTCCGGTAATCATTTGCTGGATGATACAAAG ATATTAAGCTTAGACAAGCTTACATGGGATTCTGTGGCTTCTAAAGTTCGTGTATCACCAGGTGGACGTTGTGCGCAGTTTCGACCATGCAAAGGACATTGCCTG GTTCCATGGGACAAGACTGTCATTCTTGTCGGAGGGAAAACCGAGCCATCTTCTGACCGGATATCAG TATGGACATTCAATACGGAAACCGAGATCTGGTCGCATATGGAAGCGAAGGGCGACATTCCG GTGGTTCGAAGTGGTCATACAGTGACTAGAGCAGGCCCTGTTTTAATTCTTTTTGGGGGCGAGGATACCAAAGGGAAGAAACTACATGACCTTCATATGTTTGATCTGAAGTCCTTAACATGGCTTCCTTTGAACTATAA AGGTGCTGGACCTTCTCCAAGATCCAATCATGTTGCTGCACTTTACGATGATAGAATTCTTTTGATTTTTGGAGGCCAATCAAAATCCAAGACCTTGAATGATGTCCACGCTCTAGATTTTGAAACA ATGGTATGGTCAAGAATGAGAACACATGGTCATCATCCATCACCTCGGGCAGGTTGCTGTGGAGCTCTCTGTGGGACGAAATGGTATATAGCAGGGGGTGGAAGCAAGAAAAGGC GTCATCCTGAAACTTGGGTCTTTGATGTCCTAGAATCCAAGTGGTCTGTTTGTGTAGTACCTCCTAGTTCCTCCATCACTACCAAGAAA GGTTTCAGCATGGTTCCTTTGTACTACAGGGATAAGATTGTTCTTGTTTCATTTGGAGGAAACAAAAAGGAGCCATCTGATAAG GTCGAAGTACTAGTGGTGCTGCAAAATGAACATTGTTTCAGTTGGCGGTCTGCCCCTGATGCAGAACCCTTAATGTATGAGGACTCTTCTCCTAGCTCAAAGGAACTCGCGGATCACCTCAACAACTGCGATCCTTTGTACTCTAACTCTGTAGCAAGGCATAGTCTCGCGACAACAGTGGAAAGCTCATCTGGGAGGAAATCACTCCCTGATTCACTCCTACATAACTCGAAGGTGGGCGGCTCATCACTCCGCAGGCAGTTCCGTCAGGAGGAGGAATGCAGCCTGGCCCAAAAACTGCAGAAGCCAATCGACGATGACAAGTACAAGGATGTTGACGATTGTTCTGAGCTACCATCCTTCGCAAACCAAAAGCAGCGGAGTGACACATATCATTCTCCAGATGCGGATGCTAAAACGAAGAGGGTGGGCAGAAGTTCGTCTGACATTAACCATCAACATGATACAAAAATCGCAAACTTGGTCAGGAGAAACATGGCGCTGGAAGAGCAACTTTCAGCTGCAATGGCGAGCAAAGACGAAGCAGAAAAGAACTTATCTCTGGTCATTGACACGAAGGAAGAGCTAGAGAAGAGGCTAGCTGAGAGAGACAGGGAGGTTGTGGCGCTGAAGGAGAAAGTGGGAGGATTAGAACAGGCACACGAAGATTTGAACAACGCCTCAAACACTGTCCATGCTGATAACGTGCGGCTCGAGCGTGAAGTGGCGTTCTTGAAGGCAGTCATGGATGAAACTCAGaag GAGTTTTACTCGACCCGCGGAGTTCTAGCAGGAGAGCGCGCGAGGGCATTCCAGCTCCAG GTTGAAGTGTTTCATCTGAAGCAAAGGCTGCAATCAATGGATGGACGGTCACCTACACAAAGAAAACCTCAGAATCTCTAG